One genomic region from Solwaraspora sp. WMMD792 encodes:
- a CDS encoding YbaB/EbfC family nucleoid-associated protein, translated as MDVHGLRARADELMAQFDRMRSGVGDLQQQLRAVSATVTSDDGLVTVTVGPRGQVTKVELDPRIYRRPNAAQLSTTVTETIRAATAQAMAEVEQICRPLVPDAQFQAHMDFDLEGIFRQLDTDLPGGDRK; from the coding sequence ATGGACGTGCACGGACTGCGTGCCCGTGCCGACGAGTTGATGGCACAGTTCGACCGGATGCGGTCCGGCGTCGGTGACCTGCAACAGCAACTGCGGGCGGTGTCGGCCACCGTCACCTCCGACGACGGGCTCGTCACCGTGACGGTCGGGCCGAGAGGACAGGTCACCAAGGTGGAGCTCGACCCGCGGATCTACCGCCGGCCGAACGCCGCGCAGCTGTCCACCACGGTCACCGAGACCATCCGGGCCGCCACCGCCCAGGCGATGGCCGAAGTGGAGCAGATCTGCCGGCCGCTGGTGCCCGACGCGCAGTTCCAGGCACACATGGACTTCGACCTCGAAGGCATCTTCCGCCAGCTCGACACCGACCTGCCCGGGGGTGACCGGAAATGA
- the mycP gene encoding type VII secretion-associated serine protease mycosin, whose protein sequence is MRSPTLLLGVLLTVAPSVLPVVAAAPAAAAPGSCRSPADPGPVIPQISWHQRWLAPERSWPVTDGSGVRVAVIDSGVDDDHPQLSGQVAVGADLTGVEASGTVDCASHGTAVASLIAATRVDGVGFHGIAPGVTIVPIRVTERIQARQDGSASPAERLAEAIDLAVASDAKVINMSLIMYRADPAVRAAVERAVRADVVLVAAAGNSHQQGASPDPTPYPAAFDGVIGVGAIDENGVRLADSQVGDYVDLVAPGGAVVAATRVSGHQVVAGTSYAAPVVSATAALLRAAEPDLSAADVARRLTATADPAPGGRSDGYGHGVVNPYRAVTERLTAGEPVAAPALPTVAPDAAAVQRVARWQRLTRTAVTVAAGTALLILLVAVTVAALPGGRRRRWQPTRRMVDRSGAASQGGTPAGGVTATGLPGAGGTGAGSHPAGTDPQEAYFVVPGPAVR, encoded by the coding sequence ATGCGGTCACCGACCCTGCTGCTGGGCGTACTGCTGACCGTCGCGCCGAGCGTGCTGCCGGTTGTCGCGGCGGCGCCGGCGGCTGCCGCCCCGGGCAGTTGCCGCAGCCCGGCCGACCCCGGCCCGGTGATCCCTCAGATCTCCTGGCATCAGCGCTGGTTGGCGCCCGAGCGCAGCTGGCCGGTGACCGACGGGTCGGGGGTACGGGTCGCGGTGATCGACTCCGGTGTCGACGACGACCATCCGCAACTGTCCGGTCAGGTGGCCGTCGGCGCCGACCTGACCGGCGTCGAGGCCAGCGGCACGGTGGACTGCGCCTCGCACGGCACCGCCGTGGCCAGCCTGATCGCCGCCACCAGGGTGGACGGCGTCGGCTTCCACGGCATCGCCCCAGGGGTGACGATCGTTCCGATCCGGGTCACCGAGCGGATCCAGGCGCGGCAGGACGGCTCCGCCTCACCGGCGGAGCGGCTGGCCGAGGCGATCGACCTCGCGGTGGCCAGCGACGCGAAGGTGATCAACATGTCGCTGATCATGTACCGCGCGGACCCGGCGGTACGGGCCGCGGTCGAGCGCGCCGTCCGGGCCGACGTGGTGCTGGTGGCCGCAGCCGGCAACAGCCACCAGCAGGGCGCGTCGCCGGATCCGACGCCGTACCCGGCGGCGTTCGACGGGGTGATCGGCGTCGGGGCGATCGACGAGAACGGCGTACGGCTGGCGGACTCCCAGGTCGGTGACTATGTGGACCTGGTGGCTCCGGGTGGGGCGGTGGTGGCGGCGACCCGGGTGTCCGGGCACCAGGTGGTCGCCGGCACCAGCTACGCCGCCCCGGTGGTGAGCGCGACAGCGGCGCTGCTGCGGGCCGCCGAGCCGGATCTGTCGGCGGCCGACGTGGCCCGGCGGCTGACCGCGACTGCGGATCCGGCACCCGGCGGCCGGTCTGACGGCTACGGCCACGGGGTGGTGAACCCGTACCGGGCGGTGACCGAGCGGTTGACGGCGGGCGAGCCGGTCGCCGCGCCGGCGCTGCCGACGGTCGCGCCGGATGCCGCCGCGGTCCAGCGGGTGGCCCGCTGGCAGCGGCTGACCCGGACCGCCGTGACGGTGGCCGCCGGTACGGCGTTGCTGATCCTGCTGGTCGCGGTGACCGTGGCGGCACTGCCGGGTGGCCGACGCCGCCGCTGGCAGCCGACCCGGCGGATGGTCGACCGCAGCGGCGCGGCGTCACAAGGCGGTACGCCCGCAGGCGGTGTAACCGCTACCGGCCTACCCGGTGCCGGCGGGACTGGTGCCGGCAGCCACCCGGCGGGCACCGATCCGCAGGAGGCGTACTTCGTGGTGCCTGGACCGGCTGTGCGGTGA
- a CDS encoding WXG100 family type VII secretion target, producing MDIRYDFAALNYAADNCGTAAKNMIQELDGLKTGIQPLVATWEGDAQTAYLTRQAEWESAANDLKDLLNRIEKALREAAVRMQAREAANRAKFE from the coding sequence ATGGACATCCGCTACGATTTCGCCGCGCTGAACTACGCCGCCGACAATTGCGGCACCGCGGCCAAGAACATGATTCAAGAGCTCGACGGCCTCAAGACCGGCATCCAGCCGCTGGTGGCAACCTGGGAGGGTGACGCGCAGACCGCGTACCTGACCCGGCAGGCGGAGTGGGAGTCTGCCGCCAACGACCTCAAGGACCTGCTCAACCGGATCGAGAAGGCGCTGCGCGAAGCGGCCGTACGGATGCAGGCACGCGAGGCGGCCAACCGGGCCAAGTTCGAGTGA
- a CDS encoding WXG100 family type VII secretion target, whose amino-acid sequence MTGMNTNTGLMVQTEKDVDDVANRLTGNLNQLMDQLMPLYDQWKGIGAGSFQQVRQAFDEDMARLNLALRSIAEAVGSAGKDYEVSDEEIKSEMDSAGATAGQITAALKL is encoded by the coding sequence ATGACCGGGATGAACACCAATACCGGGCTGATGGTTCAGACCGAGAAGGACGTCGATGACGTCGCGAACCGGCTGACCGGCAACCTGAACCAGTTGATGGACCAGCTCATGCCGCTCTACGACCAGTGGAAGGGTATCGGTGCCGGCTCGTTCCAGCAGGTGCGTCAGGCGTTCGACGAGGACATGGCGCGGCTGAACCTGGCGTTGCGGTCGATCGCCGAGGCGGTCGGTTCGGCCGGTAAGGACTACGAAGTCAGCGACGAAGAGATCAAATCCGAGATGGATTCGGCGGGGGCGACCGCCGGCCAGATCACTGCGGCGCTGAAGCTCTGA